The following DNA comes from Flavisolibacter ginsenosidimutans.
ATAGATAGAATCATTTAATAAAGACTTTACATCAAACAATAATGGTTTCATAAAGGCTTAAAATGTTTTCAAATTTAATTTTTTTAAGCATAAAGATCCCTGAAGCCTTCTACCATTGCGAATAGACAAAACAGTTTTTTATGGTTATTCGTCATAAAAAATTTATACGGTTGTCATTTGGAAAATGATAAAATACTTTCAGCATTGGACAAACTGAGTAAAATAATTACGCATCGGCTCTTCTACATTTGTTTAGAAGCAGAGCCGCAAATAATTTGGTTACAATTAATAAACTAACAGTTCAAAAGGCACATGATTGTGTTGAAATATTAAGTCGATTCTAGTTGTTCAAGGGATTTTATCCAGAGCCCAACAAATTTGCCAGACGTCTTCAAAAGGAATCCCATTCATCCTATTAATTGAACTCAAATGCTATTAATTCACAGGTTGTAAAATTTTTTACGATAAATTTTTAAACCATGTATTATGAAAGAATTATTTACACTACTTAATTTTTTTTTCTCGTGGCTTGGTTCAAAAAAAATTAGGATGTCTAAAAAAAATCTTTTTGTTTATTTCTTCATTTTAGCACTTTCAACCACGGCTCTGGCTCAGCATTCCGTTACAGGTACGGTCAGGGACTTAAAAGGAGAGCCACTATCAGGAGTTAGCATTAATGTAAAAAATTCCTCTATCGGAACAACATCTGATAAAAACGGCAGTTATTCCATTTCAGTACTTGACCAAAATAGTGCATTGATATTTAGTATGATTGGATTTACTACTCAAGAAATTAATTTGAATGGACGAGCATCTGTTGATCTCACGCTGGCGGGAAAAACGTCAAATCTAAATGAAGTAATCATAACAGGTTATAAGACACAGGACCGGACAACTCTTACTACATCTATCTCAAAACTGGACATAAAGGTTTTGGAAAATATCCCTTTCCAGAACCTTGCAACTGGTATGCAGGGTACTATGGCGGGTGTAGTCGTACAAACAACCAGCGGTCAACCGGGTGCTGCTCCGCGGGTTATAATACGTGGAGGCACGTCCATTAATAATCCTAATGGTTCATCTCCCCTATATATTGTTGATGGAGTGATCCGCGATCTTAATGATCTTTCACCGGATGATGTGGAATCTATTCAGGTTTTGAAGGATGCAGCGGCGACTTCTCTCTATGGTGCCAGAGGGTCGAATGGTGTGGTATTGGTGAAAACGAAATCAGGAAAGCCTGGTAAAACCCAGGTGACTTATAAATATGATTTTGTGAATTCTGAAACCATGCATACTTATGAGTTTCCTTCAGCAAGAGATTACATCGAAACAACCAGAAGAGGATTCATGGCATCAGCTGTATTTGTTCCGATTAGGTTAACTAATCTGGGTCCTACTGTTACCGCTTCAGCAGGCGTAGGGAATGATTTAACAAAGAATACTTTGTGGACACCTCAATACCTTACACCTCAGAATCAGTATAAATTGAACGAAGGCTGGGAGTCAATGACCGATCCATTTGATCCCACCAAAACAATCATTTTTAAGGATACCGATTTTCAACCGTTGTTATATCAAAAAGGGAAGTCACATAATCATTATATATCTGTGTCAGGGGGTAACGATCGAGCAACCTTTAATATGGGCGCTGGATATATGTACGCTCAAGGAGTTATTAAAACAAGCGATTATAACAGAACAACATTTAACCTGAACGGAGATTTGAAAGCGAATGATAAATTATCATTTACAGGCAGGGTGGGATATCAGCGTAGTGGCGATAATCACATTGCCCCTGTTGGAAACAATGCCTCTTCAAAGATATACAGCGCTGCCTCACACTGCAAAATATCGTTTTGAAGACGGAACAATTGCACCGGGTTTTAATACTTCCTGGGCAATCCGGATTATTACCTTCCCATATGGGATAATAAGGGAGATGAATTAACAAATGATAGATTAACGTTGTCCATCGGCTCACACTTTGAGATTTTGCCTGGCCTTTCTTTTGATCCACTTGCGTCATTGTATATTAATACTAGCAATACAAACACTTTTTTACCTCAGTACTATAATGGAACTGCGCTGATCACCACAAGGGTGATGTCCGCTGGTTACAATTCGTTTAGACAAAAACAGGTTGATGCAATATTCAATTACAAAATGCAGTTTCACCGTGAGCACAGTATAAGTGCATTAGCAGGCTTTGCGTATGTTGGAAGTAAAACTTATAATCTCTCCGCTTCAGGGCAGGGTGCCGCAACAGATAATATTCAAACCTTGAATGCTGCAACAACGCGTAATTCAATTAGCAGCGCAGTTAGTGAAAGGCTTATATTATCATACCTGTATAATATTGATTATAATTTCAGGCAAAAGTATCTACTTACAATTAACGGCCGATATGATGGCGCTTCCAATTTAGGTGAAAAGCACCAGTGGGGATTTTTTCCCCGGAATATCAGGCGGATGGAATATATACAAGGAAGATTTTTGGAAAGCACTGGCTATTCATGACAAGTTACGTTTGAAGTTAAGAGCAAGTTATGGTGTAAATGGAAATCTCGGACTTCTGGGAGATTACACAGCACAGGGTAGTTATGCTTCAGGAGCAGTTTATGGTGGAGCCTCAGCCATTCAAAATACAGTTTTGCCAAATGCAGATCTAAGATGGGAACAATCGAAAACGCTGGACTTTGGAGCGGATATCGGTATTTTTAATAGTAGGGTTAATATATTATTCGATGTATTCAGAAGGGTAACTGATAATCTTGTAACCACGTTGAATTTGCCGCCGTCCACAGGCTTTGGAAGTATTTTGACAAACTATGGCAGTTTGGAAGGTAAAGGAATTGAGCTGGAATTAAACGGAAGATTTTTTCCGGCATCTTCTGCTTTTCAATGGGAAACGGCTATAACTTTTACAAAAACAAAAAACAAGATATTAAAGTTACCCTTTAACGGCGTGGAAAAAAATAGGGTGGGTGGAGAATTGTTATGGGATGCATCCACAAAATCATATGTATGGAAAGGAGGACTGCAGGAAGGTGGAACCATTGGAGAGTTGTTTGCTTACAAAGCCCTAGGAGTTTACGCGACAGATGCAGATGCAGCCGCTGGTCCCCAGGATCTTGCTTACGTAAATGGAGTTGCCAACAATTTTAAAAGAAGCGGCGGGGATGTTATTTGGCAGGATACAGATGGTAACGGGACCATCGATGCAAGGGACCGCGTATATATCGGCAACATTTATCCTACAATGTTTGGCGGAATACATAATTATTTCACTTATAAAAACATCAGCTTAACCGTACGAATGGATTATACATTAGGCCACAGTATTGAAGATCAGCTTTCCAAAACATTTGATCAAAATGGTGCAGGTGATATAAGTATGACAATTAATATGGTTAAAAATGGATGGAAAAAACAGGGAGATGTTACTACTGTTCCTCAATATATGTGGCTTGACCCAAAGCAAAATATAGGAAGGGGTTCCAGCGCGTATTTTCTAAAAGGTGACTTTCTAGCTTTAAGGGAAATTACGTTGAGTTATACCGTACCAGCAAGCGTGATGAAAAAAGTTGGAATGAATAGTTTGCGGTTAAATCTTACGGGTAACAACCTTCACTATTTTTCGAAAGCAGGCCTTCTCGGAGGCGTGGTTCCAGAGGACGGGGGGGTAGATAACGGACGTTATCCATTATCACGAAATTTTATTTTCGGGGCAAGTCTTTCGTTCTAATTTAATCAATCACTCATCATGAAAAAATTATTTGTAATACTGTCTTTTGCAGGATTTATTTCTATAGCTGTTTCATCGTGCAATAAAAAATTAACAATCGAACCAATAAGCTCTATTACGGCAGCTTCATTCTGGAAAAATGAAAATGATGCGCAGGCGGGCCTAACAGCTATGTATGTCGGACTAAGGTCTCAGGCAGGGCTTTCGGGTTCTTTTCAATACAATAATTATTTTTTGGGGGAGGCTAGAAGTGAGATCATGACTTATGGGACAGCAGGTTCGACAGGCTTCGATATTTATTACCAAAACAGCTTAACTGCTAATAACGCTGGTCCATCATGGGTGGGATATTATTCGATCATAAATGCAGCAAACTTGGTATTAAAATATGTACCCGACATAACGTTTCAGTCAGGTGCTGTTAAAAATAATCTTTTGGCACAAGCTTATACCATGCGTGCATACGTCTATTTCATTATGGTCAGGACCTGGGGCGACCTTATCATAAGGACGGAGCCAATGGAATCATTTAATCCGGAAGAAGTCCAGAAGGAAAGGTCTCCAAAAGAAGAAGTTTTTAAATTAATAAAAGCCGACTTGGAAAAAGCACTTCAGCTTTTTCCAGATAATAGTTTTCCAGCAGGAAGATTTCGCTGGTCAAAACCTGCGTCTAATTCTCTTAAAGCGGAGGTTTATTTATGGACCGGCAAGCTTTTAAACGGGGGCTCGCAAGATTTCACGACTGCCCTCACTGCACTTAATGATGTACAAACTGCTTCCAGCTTGTCGTTACTTCCAAATTTCGCTGATGTATTTGACTATAATAAAAAGGGAAACAATGAAATCATAATGAGTATAAGATTGGCTGATGGAGAGGGTGTACAAGGATATACAGGCCTTATGTATGGCTTCATTGTTCCCGCCTGTACACCCCAGGCCACCAAGGATCTGCTAGGGATAACAACAGGTACTAATTCAAACCATGCCTGGCAATTATCTCCAGCGGCAAGGAATGCATTTACGAATGATGATCTGAGGAAAGCTGCAACATACGTGGATCTGTATACGTATAATTCTTCGTGTGCACAAACAGGATATCTAGCGACAATTACATTAAAATTCAGGGGAACAGTAATTGGCGGGGTCAGGTGGTTTTATGATGATATTATTCTTTATAGGTATGCAGATATTTTATTATTGAAGGCTGAGGCAAAAAATGCTTTAGGCCAGGATCCAACACCGGAAATGAACATGGTCAGGCAAAGAGCGTACGGTTCAAATTTTTCTGCCCATTCTTTTGTAAATGGAACAAAGAATCAGAATGACGATGCTATTTTGAAAGAAAGATTATTGGAGCTAATGGTCGAGGGTAAGCGTTGGTGGGACCTTGTTCGTTTTGGGAAAGCATTTCAGTTAGTTCCATCGCTACAGAGTAGGGCAGGGCAGGATTACTTACTCTTGTTTCCCATATCAAATGCAGTGCTGGCAGTGGAAACTAAAGTCAAACAGAATCCGGGTTATTAAAATGATGAAAAAAAATTCAGAGTTGTTTTTATCGAATAAAGCCGCCCAATAATATATTAATTATTTGAATACAATTCAGTTCAATCGTGTCATTAGGTTTGCGACTGTGTTACATTAAGATATTTGATGAAGGGATTAAAGAAACGTTCAAAATAGTATTGACTATTGGTAAATTTCGTAGTGTTTATGGCATCTTAGGCTTTTAATTTTACGTTAGCCTTACAAGCATTATTCCGGCGCAGATTTTTTAAAAATTGAGAAATCATTTTCCCGGATTATTTTTTTTCATTAAAACATAAAAAATGAATTCCTGGCCGAAATCATCGGGCATATTAAAAGATAATGAACAGTGGATACCGGGAGGGGTTGTATCGCTGAACCGTAAATCGGATCCCAATATTTGTTTTACTAAAGGAAAAGGGAGCCACGTTTGGGATATAGACGGGAATGAATATATTGATTACCAGTCGGGGTTTGCGGCTGCATTTCTTGGGCACAATGATCCGGACGTTAATGCTGCGGTAAGCAATGCTATCGTTGATAATAGAATTTTGATGGGGGCCGGCCCTACAGATAATGAAGGAAAATTTGCCGAACTATTTTGTAAATGCGTTCCATCCGTTGAAAAAATTCAAATTACAACAACCGGTTCCGAAGCTACTTACCATGCGATAAGAATTGCCCGTGCTGTAACACGCCGTGATCACATCATAATAATACAGGGTGGGTACAACGGATGGCACAATGATGTGGCAGCAAATGTCATCAGTACAATCAATGATGTTGGGCCAAGGGTAAGCCCTGGCGAATACCCTTTTGATTCACTGTCTGCCGGAATACCAAATGTTCATAAATCATTGGTCCATATTATCAATTTCAATGATCCGGATTCTGTGCTTTATGTGATAAAACGGTACCCCGTTGCATGTATAATACTGGAACCCATCCTGCAAAATATTGGAATCGTTAAACCAGCCGAAGGTTATCTTGAATGGTTAAGGAAAACAGCAGATGAAAATAATTTTCTTCTCATTTTCGATGAGGTTAAGACAGGGTTCCGGCATGCATTGGGAGGATATCAGAGTCTTTGCGGAGTAACTCCAGACCTCAGTTCATTTGGAAAGGCAATAGCAAATGGATATCCGATGGGGGTTATTGGCGGCAAAAAAATGTACATGGATTACTTTATACATCCTGATAAGGAATACCGTGCACTCATCGCCGGCACTTTCAATGCACATCCCATCACAACAGTCGCAGCTTTAGCCTGTCTTGAAAAACTTTCATCAACTGAGTTTGGGGTTTATGAACATGTGGAAAAGCTGGGAGCCATGTTAGATAAAGGATTTAATGAAATTTTTCAAAAATTAGATACACCCTTTTTTATTGCACGCCAGGGGTCTGCTTTCTGTGTGTACTTTATGGATCATGCTCCGTTGGATTTTCATGATATTGCTCTGAATAATAATTTTTTACTCGATAAGGAATACCGCATTAATTTGATCCAAAGAGGGATTTATCAATTCCCGTTACCTATTAAGCAGGGAAGCATTTCATTTGCCCACTCAGTTTTGGATATTGAAAAGACATTGGAACAAACAAAAGAGGTTGTATCCATTTTAAATGGAAAAATCTAACAAAAATGAAGATCACTTCTATAGAAACATTTGTCTGCAACGCCAGGATGCGCAACTGGATTTTTGTAAAAGTAGTGACAGACCAACCGGGATTGTGGGGCTGGGGTGAAGCAACGCTGGAATGGCATACCCGGTCGGTTATTGGGGCAATTGAAGATATCTCGGAGTTAATTGTTGGTGAAGACCCTACCCGGATCGAGTATATCTGGCAAATGATGTATCGGCAGCATTTCTGGCATGGCAATAATGTTGTACGCGGCACGGCTATGAGTGGTATTGATATCGCCTTATGGGATATTGCCGGAAAGATTCATAATGTACCCTGTCATCAGCTATGGGGCGGTCGGGTGAGGGATTATATAAGATTGTACTGTCACCTTGGTGGCGGTAAGATGGAAGACTTTTATCAAACGCAGGCCGACGATGCAAATCGGTTTGCAGAACTTGCTTTGTCTGCTGTGGAAGAAGGATTCACTGCCTTTAAATCCATGGCGGTACCCGGCACAATGCCACTTGAAGGGCTTCGTCCGGTGAAATATGCTGAGGCATGTGTGAAAGCCATGCGTGAAGCTGTAGGAGATGATATTGATATTATGGTTGATTGCCATGCAAGACCGTCACCTGCCATGGGCCTTCAATTTGCCAAAGCGCTTGAACCTTATGGATTGTATTTTTTTGAGGAGCCTTGCTGGCCGGAAGTTATGGATGATATTGCTCAGATCCAGCGGTCGGTTAAAACTCCCATTGCCACGGGAGAACGGTTGGTTGGCATTCATGCTTTTCGTGAAGTATTCGAGAAAAGAGCTGCAAGTGTGATTCAGCCAGATATTACCCATTGTGGTGGTTTAAGTGAGGTAAGGCGTATAGCAGCAATGGCAGAAGCCTACCGGGTATCCGTTGCACCCCATAACCCCCAGGGGCCGGTAAGTACGGCTGCTTCAATTGAATTTGGATTTTCTTCGACGTCTTATGTTATTTGTGAGAATGTACATAATGATGTTCCCTGGCGTAGCGATGTGGTTACAGAAAGTTATTCTGTAGAAAAGAAAGGAAGAAAAGTTGGACCTAATGTAAAGCCAGGCATAGGTATCGAAATAAATGAAAAGGAGGTAAAAAAACATCCATTCCAACAAGAAGTTTTACAGCGGATATTTTATGAGGATGGAAGTGTGGGTGATTGGTAATTGTAAATAATTCTTGATGGAAAAATTATTTGTAAATAAAATGGTAGTGATTAGCGGCGGTATGGGTGATATTGGGCGTGCTATGGCAATTGAATTTGCAAAACACGGGTCAAATATTGCGCTTTGTGACTTAAAGCCTGATCATGCTGCTACAGAATTTCTGGATTCTCTTAAACAATATAATGTTTCATGCACCTATGCCCAGGTGGACGTGACTGATGCTGCGTCAGTTAAAGAGTGGATAGATGCTGTAGAACTAAAACAGGGAATCCCGGAAATTATAATTGCAAATGCAGCAACGGTAACCCTCGCTTCTTTGTATGAAATCACTCCCGAGGAATGGAACAGGGAATTGCGGGTTAACCTTGATGGTGCATTTCATATAACACAGATCGGCACTGCAAAGTTGCTGCAACATAAACTACCTGGCAGGGTTGTATTTATAGGAAGTTGGGCCGGATATACGCCGCATCCTCATATCCCTGCCTATTGTGTTTCCAAAGCCGCAATGCGGATGTTATGTAAATGCATGGCACTTGAACTCGCTCCCCATAATATTCTCGTGAATGAACTTGCTCTCGGATATGTTGCGGCCGGTTTATCCGGAAACATATGGAAACAAGACTTGGAATTGGAAGAGAAAGCCCGATCCAGGGTACCTGTTCAAAAAGTTATGAGCGCTGAACAGGTGGCATTACAGGTAATTCAATTGTGTCATCCTGGAAATGAACACATGACCGGCAGCACAATTTTAATGGATGGCGGACTATCACTACTGTCTTAATAATATAAATACATGGTGCTACCTTCAATACAACATCCTTCTTTCTCAGGGCTTATTGGAATATCAAGTGCAGACATAACTCCGCCGGTGGAAATATATTCGAGGAACTGGGGTGCCTCAGAATATGATGTTGCAGAAGGTGTTCATAGTCCCCTTATACTTGTTTGCAATACTTTTCAATCTTCAAAAAATGATAAGCCTCTTGCTCTAATTTCTCTTGATTTGGGATTTTTTAAGGATTCAGAAGATGAATTATTTCTTCGCAGTGGCGTTTTACAAGCTCTGTCAATGTATCCGGCACAACTAATGATATGCTTCTCCCATACGCATGCCGGCCCGGGGCTAACAAGGTCGGACATAGCGAAACCTGGAGGTGATCTTATAACGCCATACTTAGAACAGGTACAGGAAAAAATTAT
Coding sequences within:
- a CDS encoding TonB-dependent receptor domain-containing protein; translation: MKSTSGDFFPGISGGWNIYKEDFWKALAIHDKLRLKLRASYGVNGNLGLLGDYTAQGSYASGAVYGGASAIQNTVLPNADLRWEQSKTLDFGADIGIFNSRVNILFDVFRRVTDNLVTTLNLPPSTGFGSILTNYGSLEGKGIELELNGRFFPASSAFQWETAITFTKTKNKILKLPFNGVEKNRVGGELLWDASTKSYVWKGGLQEGGTIGELFAYKALGVYATDADAAAGPQDLAYVNGVANNFKRSGGDVIWQDTDGNGTIDARDRVYIGNIYPTMFGGIHNYFTYKNISLTVRMDYTLGHSIEDQLSKTFDQNGAGDISMTINMVKNGWKKQGDVTTVPQYMWLDPKQNIGRGSSAYFLKGDFLALREITLSYTVPASVMKKVGMNSLRLNLTGNNLHYFSKAGLLGGVVPEDGGVDNGRYPLSRNFIFGASLSF
- the dgoD gene encoding galactonate dehydratase, yielding MKITSIETFVCNARMRNWIFVKVVTDQPGLWGWGEATLEWHTRSVIGAIEDISELIVGEDPTRIEYIWQMMYRQHFWHGNNVVRGTAMSGIDIALWDIAGKIHNVPCHQLWGGRVRDYIRLYCHLGGGKMEDFYQTQADDANRFAELALSAVEEGFTAFKSMAVPGTMPLEGLRPVKYAEACVKAMREAVGDDIDIMVDCHARPSPAMGLQFAKALEPYGLYFFEEPCWPEVMDDIAQIQRSVKTPIATGERLVGIHAFREVFEKRAASVIQPDITHCGGLSEVRRIAAMAEAYRVSVAPHNPQGPVSTAASIEFGFSSTSYVICENVHNDVPWRSDVVTESYSVEKKGRKVGPNVKPGIGIEINEKEVKKHPFQQEVLQRIFYEDGSVGDW
- a CDS encoding SDR family NAD(P)-dependent oxidoreductase, yielding MEKLFVNKMVVISGGMGDIGRAMAIEFAKHGSNIALCDLKPDHAATEFLDSLKQYNVSCTYAQVDVTDAASVKEWIDAVELKQGIPEIIIANAATVTLASLYEITPEEWNRELRVNLDGAFHITQIGTAKLLQHKLPGRVVFIGSWAGYTPHPHIPAYCVSKAAMRMLCKCMALELAPHNILVNELALGYVAAGLSGNIWKQDLELEEKARSRVPVQKVMSAEQVALQVIQLCHPGNEHMTGSTILMDGGLSLLS
- a CDS encoding aspartate aminotransferase family protein, producing the protein MNSWPKSSGILKDNEQWIPGGVVSLNRKSDPNICFTKGKGSHVWDIDGNEYIDYQSGFAAAFLGHNDPDVNAAVSNAIVDNRILMGAGPTDNEGKFAELFCKCVPSVEKIQITTTGSEATYHAIRIARAVTRRDHIIIIQGGYNGWHNDVAANVISTINDVGPRVSPGEYPFDSLSAGIPNVHKSLVHIINFNDPDSVLYVIKRYPVACIILEPILQNIGIVKPAEGYLEWLRKTADENNFLLIFDEVKTGFRHALGGYQSLCGVTPDLSSFGKAIANGYPMGVIGGKKMYMDYFIHPDKEYRALIAGTFNAHPITTVAALACLEKLSSTEFGVYEHVEKLGAMLDKGFNEIFQKLDTPFFIARQGSAFCVYFMDHAPLDFHDIALNNNFLLDKEYRINLIQRGIYQFPLPIKQGSISFAHSVLDIEKTLEQTKEVVSILNGKI
- a CDS encoding RagB/SusD family nutrient uptake outer membrane protein, encoding MKKLFVILSFAGFISIAVSSCNKKLTIEPISSITAASFWKNENDAQAGLTAMYVGLRSQAGLSGSFQYNNYFLGEARSEIMTYGTAGSTGFDIYYQNSLTANNAGPSWVGYYSIINAANLVLKYVPDITFQSGAVKNNLLAQAYTMRAYVYFIMVRTWGDLIIRTEPMESFNPEEVQKERSPKEEVFKLIKADLEKALQLFPDNSFPAGRFRWSKPASNSLKAEVYLWTGKLLNGGSQDFTTALTALNDVQTASSLSLLPNFADVFDYNKKGNNEIIMSIRLADGEGVQGYTGLMYGFIVPACTPQATKDLLGITTGTNSNHAWQLSPAARNAFTNDDLRKAATYVDLYTYNSSCAQTGYLATITLKFRGTVIGGVRWFYDDIILYRYADILLLKAEAKNALGQDPTPEMNMVRQRAYGSNFSAHSFVNGTKNQNDDAILKERLLELMVEGKRWWDLVRFGKAFQLVPSLQSRAGQDYLLLFPISNAVLAVETKVKQNPGY
- a CDS encoding carboxypeptidase-like regulatory domain-containing protein, translated to MKELFTLLNFFFSWLGSKKIRMSKKNLFVYFFILALSTTALAQHSVTGTVRDLKGEPLSGVSINVKNSSIGTTSDKNGSYSISVLDQNSALIFSMIGFTTQEINLNGRASVDLTLAGKTSNLNEVIITGYKTQDRTTLTTSISKLDIKVLENIPFQNLATGMQGTMAGVVVQTTSGQPGAAPRVIIRGGTSINNPNGSSPLYIVDGVIRDLNDLSPDDVESIQVLKDAAATSLYGARGSNGVVLVKTKSGKPGKTQVTYKYDFVNSETMHTYEFPSARDYIETTRRGFMASAVFVPIRLTNLGPTVTASAGVGNDLTKNTLWTPQYLTPQNQYKLNEGWESMTDPFDPTKTIIFKDTDFQPLLYQKGKSHNHYISVSGGNDRATFNMGAGYMYAQGVIKTSDYNRTTFNLNGDLKANDKLSFTGRVGYQRSGDNHIAPVGNNASSKIYSAASHCKISF